The DNA segment AGAGAAGCATACTTAAATCGTTATTTGAAGACTCCTCTCTGCAGAGAATAACTCCCACAGCAGACTAGCAATTTCTTGCATTAgtattgaaaaaatattgaagaaaatatttcagcaaagaTTTCTACTTAGTAACAATATACAATCCTATTGCACCAGTAAAAAGAGCAGAATAAGCACTGCTGCTATTTGAAACAGCCATAGCATAGACATATTTCACTTTAACGTGTAGTTTTACAACTGCAGCACAAAATCTATTACTTTCCCATCACTTCATGTCCAAGACAGTACACTTCATGTACTCCTCGCAGTGctgaaaaagctatttaaaatattaaaggagACTTCTGTCTCCATTTTACTCTCttctaaggagaaaaaacaggttTTGCTATCTGAAAACTTTAATCTGTTAAAAACAGTTTACAAAATTTCAGGATTGACTTCCTTTAccaaagcaggagaaaggaCTAACTGGCAACCAGTCGAAGAATTTGGTTCCTTAAGTATGTGCACAGCTGGTTCATCAAGTCTCTGTTCTGTCCTTCAACCCAGTGCATTTCTACTACTACATCATCGCCTTCTTTCTTCACATTTATTAAAcacttaaagagaaaacaactaCTAGTCTCTTTGggactttgttctttttcagctgTTAGATTGCTAGCTTCCTCTGAAGGGCAAGGCTCCTCCTTTGCATTACTGGAACCTTTGCCAAGTGATGTTTCTCCCGGCTTCACTtctgtcttctcctccttcacATGCTCACTGTGTTCTTCTTTAGCAGCAGATTCTTCTGTTAGCTCATCACCTGCGGTCAAGGAGACATCCTCATCAGGTGCCACAAACCCTGTTTCAGAGTCTTCAGTCTTGGGGTTTTCATAGTTCGAATTGTTGCTTGAGCTCTTCTGGCTCGTTTTTATCCCTTCCATTGCTTGCAGAACATCTTCAGAAGCACGAGGAAGTTCTCGTAATTGCCTTATTCTCTCTCGTTTCTTTCTCCTCAAATGAATCCAGGAGTTTTCAATGGCAGTCACAAACAGGCTAACTTCATCTTTTCCGCAAGGAACACGTTTATGCTGAACCTattgcagaaaacagcagaacttCATACTACCTTCTCACAGCTATGCTTTCAAGTAGGATGTTGTTTTAACATATAATACTCAATACTGTACCTTCAGATCAATAAGAATCTTCTCTATCCAGGCTCTAACCACAGCAAGAGCTTCTACAGCATCCCAGCCCAGAGTTGCAGCTTTAATGGATAACTCTTTGACAGTAGATGCCAAAACCATAAATGTAATTGGTTTTCGGggtttttctaattttcttcttttagaggGAGGTGactagaagaagaaagaaacaaaaaatatacaaaactaTGCAGTATTAGCGGGATGATTTTTGTACTCAGAAGACAAGGGGATTAAGAGTATTATGTAAGACACTAAACAGTCATTGACATGCAGTGAGTTTCACTTCACAAACAGAGTTATAGATTAAATATGGCTAACAGGATCATGCACTTTATGCTAGCCTGATGGACAGAGGGAGTTTATCTGCTGACATCaggcaaaaatattaattgattCCTTTCAACTACTCACTCTGTGAGCTAAGAAAGTGTGGCTGCTCTTGGGAACAGAGGTCAAGTGTTAATACCCATAGTTTGTTCCAAGTTCACTGAAGGTTTGCTTGCATCATCTATAAGGTTGGTTATTGTCTATCTCACAGTATATGTACATCTGGACCCAAAAAAGCAACTGGCTCACATTAGTTAAGGTGAACAATCTCCTACTACATTCATGTAGGCAAGCCTGAGCTAGACATGTTCATATCTATTTGGTAACAGAATCTACACAGTAAATTAAAACCAACTCCTCAGAATCTACCCCAAACAGTATGCTGTTAGTACTACTATACTGCTGTTTGAAGTATGCTACAAGCAACTCACTTGCACTGAAACCCACAGAAAGTTCCTGCAtaggtttctctttttttttccctaagcatAGGTCATTTATGAATCGCATGTAACGACTGCTAACAGACTGACAGCCAGTTAAGAAATCCCACTGTCCTTACAGCCCAGCACATCCAATGCTCCAGTCTGAAGGAGAAGAGTTTGTTTCACAAGAGCTATAGCTCATTAGGCCCTTCCTCAAACAACACACACAGATGATCACAAGCAAACCAAAATTAAGCTACTTACAGGCACTTGTACATCATCATAGAAACTCCATGCCAGTGCCCATCTCATGGTGCGCCCCTGGCAGAATTCAGTATGAGTAACTTTAGGAACCTATGAAAAGAAGCAACACAAAACTTCATTTCTTATTAATAAACAACATTGcacatattttcaaatttaaacaaattacaTAGTAAGCATAGAGTTATTTTCTTATGACAGAAATGGAGATTCTTTCTGACGTGGCTCATAGATGTCAGTGCCATGTGAAGTTGGTCAGTGCCAAATCTGGTACCCATGCCCAGATTTCCCATCTATGCACTTTCAGAGCTTCAGGTTCAGCAACATACAACACAACCCTTTTGGTGCAGCAATACAGCACACATACAGCGCACAACTACATTCTGATTCTGCAAAAAGCACATTCTTATCCTTGTTCAGAGCCTGCTCCTGGTCCACATTCAGATACTGAATGCATTGCTGTCATAAAGGAACACAGAATAAAGGCAATGAAGGGCTGGGAAGCCAAGCCACTCCCTTGTCTGCAGATGGCAGAAACATGCCCAGAAACACTTCTCTATCTGCCCCAAAAATCAAGTCTGAATTTACAATGccttaaaatataaaactcaGATTCAATGCTAGTGTTAGCTAGTCCTTCCACACATGAATCCTAAGGCATTTATATATGGTACAGAGAATATGCTAAAAACTAGCAAGGATAAATTTCAACCATCCCACTTCACTCTAAATTATCAGCTCTAGAGCACAGCCTTTCAGGTCTGCACAGGAAAAAGCAATCTTACTTTTGTGAAATACCTTCaaaaagtgggaagaaaaggtGTCTCTAATGCAAAACTTTTCCTGCCTTTGGCTTCCCAATTCTATCAGCATCTCCAATAAGTACAGCTAATGCAAAGACAGTTTGAAGAATGAGTGGACTTTTTGGAACATTAATGCTGCATCCTAACCTGAACAACAACACAGTCTGTGCTGGGTTACAATGAACATATCCTCAGCTCTATTACAACAAAGATTACAAACctgaacaaaattaaattggtaatctcaagaaaaatacaaaaggaaaactcaGCTTTTCCATGCAAGGTTGGCAAGGATTTCTCTCACTTTACTAAGACAGAGGTACAAGAGTTCAAGGATAGGGAGTAAAGTTAGATACTTGAACTTCGGTGCCTAGCTCAGCATCTGCTTTTGGCATTGAGTTTAAGGATTCTCTATGGCCTGTAGTTAATCTTTCTGGGAAGTGACTTCACCACGcattctctttccttcacctcTCCACCATATACACGGACAGATCACACAATCATTTTCTTTGTATGGGAATTAGAGAAGACTATGATTCCCTGAGAAAGCCACAAAGAAGTTCTTTGTGCAGCCTTCTTGCATGGGAATAGTAGCAAAAGGTTGGATTTTACTTGATGTCAGGATTGAACGCAAACAAAAAATGCTGCCATTTAAATAATGGTACATATTTTTATCAACCAAATTGCTCGACTTCATGCTAGCCAAGAGGAAAGAgaactagatttttttatttttttttttccacaagagcCCTGCTAAGGCTGTCTTAAAGCAGAAACCTCATAGCTTCCAGAATGGGCAAAGACAAACTTCTACATGTGATAAAGATGATACATGCTACTTATCAGCTTTGAACCTCAAATAATTAAATCTCAACTGTTTTGAGGGCTTCCCTAACAAGGaattgctgtttcttcttgtaaataaaaactcagtaaaataattcaataacAATTACCCACATGCATTGGAACATATTGTATAGAACACACACAG comes from the Cuculus canorus isolate bCucCan1 chromosome 1, bCucCan1.pri, whole genome shotgun sequence genome and includes:
- the METTL16 gene encoding RNA N6-adenosine-methyltransferase METTL16; protein product: MALSKCMHARNRYRDKPPDFAYLAGKYPAFRQHVRCSLAGRVSLNFKDPEAVRALTCTLLKEDFGLTIDIPVERLIPTVPLRLNYIHWVEDLIGHQDADKQVLRRGIDIGTGASCIYPLLGATLNGWYFLATEVDDMCFNYAKKNVEQNNLSDLIKVVKVPQKTLLMDALKEESEIIYDFCMCNPPFFANQLEAKGVNSRNPRRPPPSSVNTGGITEIMAEGGELEFVKRIIHDSLQLKKRLRWYSCMLGKKCSLAPLKEELRIQGVPKVTHTEFCQGRTMRWALAWSFYDDVQVPSPPSKRRKLEKPRKPITFMVLASTVKELSIKAATLGWDAVEALAVVRAWIEKILIDLKVQHKRVPCGKDEVSLFVTAIENSWIHLRRKKRERIRQLRELPRASEDVLQAMEGIKTSQKSSSNNSNYENPKTEDSETGFVAPDEDVSLTAGDELTEESAAKEEHSEHVKEEKTEVKPGETSLGKGSSNAKEEPCPSEEASNLTAEKEQSPKETSSCFLFKCLINVKKEGDDVVVEMHWVEGQNRDLMNQLCTYLRNQILRLVAS